One part of the Phragmites australis chromosome 3, lpPhrAust1.1, whole genome shotgun sequence genome encodes these proteins:
- the LOC133912089 gene encoding uncharacterized protein LOC133912089 has product MGYLQEARENHVKKKVEEALRSKMKQKALKECDFYCSKYAECARGRTFSVVWQCRKQAKELNNCLHQYTNDAILEEMKKAYMVEQESKERNQ; this is encoded by the exons ATGGGGTACCTCCAGGAGGCCAGGGAGAATCACGTCAAGAAGAAGGTCGAGGAAG CTTTGCGAAGCAAAATGAAACAAAAGGCCCTTAAGGAATGTGATTTCTACTGTTCAAAATATGCCGAGTGTGCCCGGGGAAGAACATTCTCCGTTGTATGGCAATGCCGCAAACAAGCTAAAGAGTTGAATAATTGCCTTCATCAATA CACTAATGATGCAATCTTGGAAGAAATGAAGAAGGCTTACATGGTTGAGCAAGAGAGCAAGGAGAGGAACCAATAA
- the LOC133910490 gene encoding uncharacterized protein LOC133910490 — protein sequence MGFFHRKTSKQTSRVKNLLKLALSRLAIARRPRLARKSISRGDAGQLLALGHLDRALRRAEQVIEEDNMLQAFDIIELCCKRLIQHAAQLDKPQESGEEAREAAAGIMFAARWCGDLPELLFARNILENKFGDDFASAAKEGTGIVDPMLVWKLSGDKTNMELKKKVTKEIATENNILVDFSELQETIEQDGNGNGPHC from the exons ATGGGCTTCTTCCACAGAAAGACCTCCAAGCAGACCTCCAGGGTTAAGAACCTTCTCAAGCTCGCCTTGTCGCGCCTCGCCATCGCCCGCCGTCCCCGCCTTGCTCGCAAGTCAATCTCCCGTGGCGATGCCGGCCAGCTCCTCGCCCTTGGCCACCTCGACCGTGCTCTCCGCCGC GCCGAGCAGGTCATAGAGGAGGACAACATGCTGCAGGCGTTCGACATCATAGAGCTCTGCTGCAAGCGCCTCATCCAGCATGCCGCGCAGCTAGACAAGCCACA GGAGTCCGGCGAGGAGGCaagggaggcggcggccgggaTCATGTTTGCAGCCCGGTGGTGCGGCGACCTGCCGGAGCTGTTGTTCGCACGCAACATCCTGGAAAACAAGTTCGGCGACGACTTCGCCTCCGCGGCAAAGGAGGGCACCGGCATCGTCGATCCCATG TTGGTGTGGAAGTTGTCTGGCGACAAAACAAACATGGagctgaagaagaaggtgaCCAAAGAGATCGCCACCGAAAACAATATCCTGGTAGACTTCTCCGAGCTCCAGGAAACAATCGAGCAGGACGGCAATGGCAACGGTCCACACTGTTAG
- the LOC133912088 gene encoding uncharacterized protein LOC133912088, whose product MGLFGKNSSKQTAKLKSLVKLAAARLAVVRRPRLGRRSIARSDVGQLLAIGNLDRALLRAEQVIEEDNTLEVLDIIELYCKILIEQAAQLDKPKECSEEIKEAAAGLMFASARCGELPELLDARAILADKFGRDFATAAKEGAHGVVDPTLVRKLSGERASLEQKRRLAKEIAAEHDILLDFPETHRQVGCTTTQINGHSVQAKKAPAKEFIEESAVKTDHHEVQGKQNSVDGKVKPSLAQLSVEEKVSRESKKYLDARMAAEAAFESASFAAMAARAAVELSRSESQGKGSRGGGYDKVHPVQVQTSAATEQGAAPQWRPQKSPSPSPSWSDRSTVTSIGSGPAHKGKGVVFDQSDVEVEDEVVDDVVWPLPQLRQPSYRRTASAVGTGGAAGTRPFQDGAPYNNLQQARPPNRRHATEFAGGNAHAHALHNALAAQRGQYVTPPYRRNPTANTRTNGGVARDGDAYESSAYAHPPYSRIVSALERSNEHIARHEEVRRIGTDARVLQERVYGAAPGLGHGPLNPERRANSVRTRR is encoded by the exons ATGGGTCTCTTCGGCAAGAACAGCTCCAAGCAGACCGCCAAGCTCAAGTCCCTGGTCAagctcgccgccgcgcgccTCGCCGTCGTACGCCGGCCGCGCCTCGGCCGTCGGTCCATCGCCCGCAGCGACGTCGGGCAGCTCCTCGCCATCGGCAACCTCGACCGCGCTCTCCTCCGC GCGGAGCAAGTGATAGAGGAGGACAACACGCTAGAGGTGCTGGACATCATAGAGCTCTACTGCAAAATCCTCATCGAGCAAGCCGCGCAGCTGGATAAGCCCAA GGAGTGCAGCGAGGAGAtcaaggaggcggcggccgggctGATGTTCGCATCGGCGCGGTGCGGCGAGCTGCCGGAGCTGCTGGACGCGCGGGCCATCCTGGCGGACAAGTTCGGCCGGGACTTCGCCACGGCGGCCAAGGAGGGCGCCCACGGCGTCGTCGACCCCACT TTGGTGCGGAAGTTGTCCGGCGAGAGGGCGAGCTTGGAGCAGAAGAGGAGGTTGGCCAAGGAGATCGCCGCCGAGCACGACATCTTGCTGGACTTCCCTGAGACTCACCGGCAGGTTGGTTGCACGACCACACAGATCAACGGTCATAGTGTACAAGCCAAGAAGGCGCCAGCCAAAGAATTTATCGAAGAGAGTGCGGTCAAGACGGATCATCATGAG GTGCAGGGGAAGCAGAATTCTGTTGATGGCAAGGTGAAACCCAGCCTTGCGCAGCTGAGCGTAGAAGAGAAGGTGTCGAGGGAGTCCAAGAAGTACCTCGACGCAAGGATGGCGGCGGAGGCAGCCTTCGAGTCGGCGTCGTTCGCCGCGATGGCCGCCCGGGCGGCAGTCGAGCTGTCGCGGTCGGAGTCCCAGGGGAAGGGATCGAGGGGCGGTGGCTACGACAAGGTGCATCCCGTGCAGGTGCAGACCTCGGCAGCCACGGAGCAAGGGGCGGCGCCGCAGTGGAGACCACAGAAGTCCCCATCGCCGTCACCGTCGTGGAGTGACAGGAGCACGGTGACTTCGATCGGGTCGGGCCCGGCGCACAAGGGGAAAGGCGTCGTGTTCGACCAGAGCGACGTGGAAGTGGAGGACGAGGTGGTGGACGACGTCGTCTGGCCGCTGCCGCAGCTGCGCCAGCCATCCTACAGGAGGACGGCCTCCGCAGTGGGCACCGGCGGCGCTGCCGGCACGCGACCGTTCCAGGACGGCGCGCCCTACAACAACCTGCAGCAAGCGCGCCCGCCGAACAGGCGGCACGCCACGGAGTTCGCCGGCGGCAACGCGCATGCGCATGCGCTTCACAACGCCCTGGCCGCTCAGCGCGGCCAGTACGTGACCCCGCCGTACCGGAGGAACCCGACAGCCAACACAAGAACCAACGGCGGCGTGGCGCGGGACGGTGACGCGTACGAGAGCTCGGCGTACGCCCACCCGCCGTACTCGAGGATCGTGTCCGCGCTGGAGCGCAGCAACGAGCACATCGCGCGGCACGAGGAGGTGCGCAGGATCGGCACGGACGCGCGGGTGCTCCAGGAGAGGGTGTACGGCGCCGCGCCCGGACTGGGGCACGGGCCGCTGAACCCGGAGAGGAGGGCCAACTCGGTGCGCACGAGGAGATGA